One genomic window of Struthio camelus isolate bStrCam1 chromosome 1, bStrCam1.hap1, whole genome shotgun sequence includes the following:
- the LRRC4 gene encoding leucine-rich repeat-containing protein 4: MKLLWQVTVHHTWKAALFVYLTVHAWILCAAAASPGPQSCPSVCSCSNQFSKVVCTRRGLSEVPQGIPSNTRYLNLMENNIQLIQADTFRHLHHLEVLQLGRNSIRQIEVGAFNGLASLNTLELFDNWLTVIPSGAFEYLSKLRELWLRNNPIESIPSYAFNRVPSLMRLDLGELKKLEYISEGAFEGLYNLKYLNLGMCNIKDMPNLTPLVGLEELEMSGNNFPEIKPGSFHGLKSLKKLWIMNSQISLIERNAFDDLTALVELNLAHNNLSSLPHDLFAPLRYLVELHLHHNPWDCDCDILWLSWWLREYIPTNSTCCGRCHAPLHMRGKFLVEVDQTSFQCSAPFIMDAPMDLNISEGRVAELKCRTPSMSSVRWLLPNGTVLSHASSHPRISVLNDGTLNFSHVLLTDTGVYTCMVTNVAGNSNASAYLNVSTAELNTSNYSFFTTVTVETTEISPEDISPKFTKPVPTTSTGYQPAYTTTTTVLIQTTRTPKQVAVPTADSNDKMQTSLDEVMKTTKIIIGCFVAVTLLAAAMLIVFYKLRKRHQQRSTVTAARTVEIIQVDEDIPAAAAAATAAPTSVSGEGAVVLPTIHDHINYNTYKPAHGAHWTENNLGNSLHPPVTTLSEPYIIQTHTKEKVQETQI; the protein is encoded by the coding sequence ATGAAGCTCTTGTGGCAGGTAACTGTGCACCACACCTGGAAAGCTGCCCTTTTTGTCTACCTCACGGTACACGCGTGGATCCTGTGTGCAGCGGCCGCCTCGCCCGGACCCCAAAGCTGCCCCTCGGTCTGCTCGTGCAGTAACCAGTTCAGCAAAGTGGTCTGCACGCGCCGTGGCCTGTCCGAGGTCCCCCAGGGGATCCCCTCCAACACCCGGTACCTCAACCTCATGGAGAACAACATCCAGCTGATCCAGGCGGACACCTTCCGCCATCTGCACCACCTGGAAGTCCTACAGCTGGGCAGGAACTCCATCCGCCAGATCGAGGTAGGGGCTTTCAACGGGCTGGCCAGCCTCAACACCCTGGAGTTGTTTGACAACTGGCTGACGGTCATCCCCAGCGGGGCCTTCGAGTACCTGTCCAAGCTGCGGGAGCTGTGGCTGAGGAACAACCCCATCGAGAGCATCCCCTCGTACGCCTTCAACCGGGTGCCCTCCCTCATGCGCCTGGACCTGGGCGAGCTCAAGAAACTGGAGTACATTTCCGAGGGGGCTTTCGAGGGATTATACAACCTGAAATACCTTAATCTGGGGATGTGTAACATTAAAGACATGCCAAACCTCACGcccctggtggggctggaggaacTGGAGATGTCGGGAAATAACTTCCCCGAGATCAAACCGGGCTCTTTCCATGGGTTAAAGTCTCTCAAAAAGCTCTGGATTATGAACTCGCAGATCAGCCTGATCGAGCGAAACGCCTTCGACGACCTCACCGCGCTGGTGGAGCTCAACCTGGCCCACAACaacctctcctccctgccccacgaCCTCTTTGCCCCGCTGCGGTACCTGGTGGAGCTACATTTGCACCACAACCCTTGGGATTGCGACTGCGACATCCTCTGGCTGTCGTGGTGGCTGCGGGAGTACATCCCCACCAACTCCACCTGCTGCGGGCGCTGCCATGCCCCGCTGCACATGCGAGGGAAGTTCCTGGTGGAGGTGGACCAGACCTCCTTCCAGTGCTCGGCGCCCTTTATCATGGACGCCCCGATGGACCTCAACATCTCCGAAGGGCGGGTGGCTGAGCTCAAGTGCCGAACTCCTTCCATGTCCTCCGTTAGGTGGTTGCTGCCTAACGGGACGGTCCTGAGCCACGCGTCCAGCCACCCGCGCATCTCCGTCCTCAACGACGGCACCTTGAACTTCTCCCACGTGTTGCTGACGGACACCGGGGTTTACACGTGCATGGTGACGAACGTGGCGGGGAACTCCAACGCCTCGGCCTACCTCAACGTGAGCACGGCCGAGCTCAACACCTCCAACTACAGCTTTTTCACCACCGTCACGGTGGAGACCACGGAGATCTCCCCGGAGGACATCTCCCCCAAGTTCACCAAGCCCGTGCCCACGACGTCGACGGGGTACCAGCCGGCgtacaccaccaccaccaccgtgcTGATCCAGACCACGCGGACGCCCAAGCAGGTGGCAGTGCCCACCGCGGACTCCAACGACAAGATGCAGACCAGCCTCGACGAGGTGATGAAGACCACCAAGATCATCATCGGCTGCTTCGTGGCGGTGACGCTGCTGGCCGCGGCCATGCTGATTGTCTTCTACAAGCTCCGCAAGCGGCACCAGCAGCGCAGCACCGTGACGGCCGCCCGGACGGTCGAAATCATCCAGGTGGATGAGGAcatccccgccgccgcggccgccgccaccgcggctcCGACCAGCGTATCAGGTGAGGGGGCAGTTGTGTTGCCCACAATTCATGACCATATTAACTACAACACCTACAAACCGGCACACGGGGCCCACTGGACAGAGAACAACTTGGGGAACTCTCTGCACCCCCCCGTAACCACCCTCTCTGAACCCTATATAATTCAGACCCACACCAAGGAGAAAGTACAGGAAActcaaatatga